One genomic segment of Chitinophaga sancti includes these proteins:
- a CDS encoding response regulator transcription factor: MIRLYFVDNHPLILEGLRALLKGAPDITVAGQARNGATCLSFVSAHAIDLILTDVCLPDIDGVDLCAAIKVAHPSIKLLALSSCRDVKYITEMIAHGASGYMMKDADREELLEAIHTVYNGGTYFSPVVSQLLGEGKKHHLTRREKEILSLIAEGNTNPEIAEKLFISADTVNSHRKNLLAKLEVKNTAMLIKYAVDNHLLV; encoded by the coding sequence ATGATCCGCCTGTATTTTGTGGATAATCATCCATTGATCCTGGAAGGGCTGCGTGCATTGCTAAAGGGCGCACCCGACATCACCGTTGCCGGACAAGCCCGCAATGGTGCCACCTGTCTGTCATTCGTTTCAGCACATGCTATTGATTTAATTCTTACAGATGTATGCCTGCCTGATATTGATGGGGTGGATTTGTGTGCGGCTATAAAAGTAGCGCATCCTTCCATAAAGCTATTGGCATTGAGTTCCTGCCGTGACGTGAAATATATAACTGAAATGATAGCCCATGGGGCGAGTGGGTATATGATGAAAGATGCGGATAGGGAAGAATTGCTGGAAGCGATTCATACCGTGTATAATGGGGGAACTTATTTCTCGCCGGTAGTGAGTCAGTTATTGGGAGAAGGGAAAAAGCATCACCTGACGCGACGGGAAAAAGAAATCCTATCATTGATAGCCGAAGGGAATACAAATCCTGAAATAGCGGAGAAGTTATTCATTAGTGCTGATACAGTGAATAGCCACAGGAAGAACTTACTGGCAAAACTGGAAGTAAAGAACACCGCCATGCTAATAAAATACGCAGTAGATAATCACCTGCTGGTATAG
- a CDS encoding condensation domain-containing protein, with the protein MNRKLTVGERVMYVSSEAPVNCIFPVKIKGQINQERLEQALLKLQLKHPLLRVVIREDEKGAPYYVTDTQIAPIPIDIRERYTNDDWQQVSVDEWYRPFEVTKGPLARVVWLKSDMVSELLLVCPHCICDGSSILTLLRELLMGLDNPLLDLPPYPSFENVSELLPLSLLGNKKFKLRATVIGKIAGVVLWLKTRGLKPVTSRGYLLNWKLSQELSNTLVYRCKEEGTSLFAAISVAFLEAFRQVRPSQAHNKLICPVDIRRFVPEIAQDELFAFAPIVELSADTSALNDFWSKTRSFKNDLMAKIDKINIHELLYMGEHFHSSLPRMVTFLKTTEGTHDVTLSNMGKLHLPESFETFELETVYSPSAGFPWRNPNTLVASTYKGLLDFTFISNEAFLPESDARAIQMKAISILQEKSRIKQTYGVKG; encoded by the coding sequence ATGAACAGAAAATTAACTGTTGGAGAGAGGGTCATGTATGTATCCTCTGAGGCACCTGTGAATTGTATATTTCCCGTAAAAATCAAAGGGCAGATCAATCAGGAAAGATTGGAACAGGCCCTGCTGAAGTTGCAGCTGAAACATCCGTTATTAAGAGTGGTGATCAGGGAGGACGAAAAAGGAGCGCCTTATTATGTAACAGATACGCAGATCGCGCCGATTCCTATTGATATACGTGAACGTTATACAAACGATGACTGGCAACAGGTGAGTGTGGATGAGTGGTACCGGCCGTTCGAGGTCACTAAGGGGCCATTGGCAAGGGTGGTTTGGCTGAAATCGGATATGGTTTCGGAGTTATTGCTGGTTTGTCCACATTGTATTTGTGACGGGAGTTCTATTCTGACATTGTTGCGGGAGTTGCTGATGGGGTTGGATAATCCATTGTTGGATCTGCCACCTTATCCTTCTTTTGAGAATGTATCTGAGTTATTGCCATTATCGCTGTTGGGGAATAAAAAATTCAAGCTTCGGGCCACGGTGATTGGGAAAATTGCGGGGGTAGTATTGTGGTTGAAGACGCGGGGATTAAAGCCGGTGACCAGCAGGGGATATTTATTAAACTGGAAACTGAGCCAGGAGTTGAGCAATACGCTGGTATACCGGTGTAAGGAGGAAGGCACTTCTCTCTTTGCAGCCATTTCTGTGGCTTTCCTGGAAGCCTTTAGGCAGGTGAGACCATCGCAGGCGCATAATAAGCTCATTTGCCCGGTGGATATCAGGAGATTTGTACCAGAGATCGCGCAGGATGAACTGTTTGCATTTGCACCTATTGTAGAATTATCCGCGGATACCAGTGCCCTGAACGATTTTTGGTCCAAGACCCGGAGTTTTAAGAATGACCTGATGGCAAAGATTGACAAGATCAATATCCACGAGTTATTATACATGGGGGAGCACTTTCATAGTTCCCTGCCCAGGATGGTGACATTTTTGAAAACGACGGAAGGTACGCATGATGTGACCTTATCAAATATGGGAAAATTACACCTGCCGGAGAGTTTTGAGACTTTCGAGCTGGAAACGGTGTATAGTCCGAGTGCCGGTTTTCCCTGGCGCAATCCGAATACATTAGTGGCTTCTACCTACAAAGGGCTGCTTGATTTTACATTTATTTCCAACGAGGCTTTCCTACCTGAAAGTGATGCCCGGGCGATACAAATGAAGGCGATCAGTATCCTTCAGGAGAAAAGCCGTATAAAACAAACTTATGGGGTCAAGGGATAA